Genomic segment of Panicum virgatum strain AP13 chromosome 9N, P.virgatum_v5, whole genome shotgun sequence:
TCTTTGAAACTCTATTAATTTCAGTTTGCATGTTGCAGATGTCTAATCTCTCTGACCCTTCAAAAGAAGATGCTTCACCAGAGGGTTCAGGTACTATACAGAAAACTGGAGCCTGGAGTAACACATTGAACACTCTTCTGCAGCAAGCATCTGTCTATGGTGTTGCTGCTGGGTATTGTCTATCAGCATCTCTGCTTTCCATCATCAACAAATGGGCAGTCATGAAATTTCTGTATCCTGGAGCCCTGACAGCTCTGCAGTACTTCACTAGTGTTGCTGGAGTTCTCCTCTGTGGACAGCTAAAGCTCATTGAGCATGATGGCCTCAATTTGAGGACTATGTGGAAGTTCTTACCTGCTGCTGTGATGTTCTATATTTCCATCTTCACAAACAGTGAACTCCTGCTGCATGCCAATGTGGACACTTTCATCGTGTTCCGCTCTGCTGTGCCGATATTTGTCGCCATCGGAGAGACGCTGTATCTTCATCAACCATGGCCATTGCTGATGTCGGCTTTCACTTTCGACTATACTTGGCGGAAGTGTGATCTATGTTTTCACAGACAACCAATTCACCGTGACCGCTTACACCTGGGCGGTGGCCTACCTAGCGAGCATGTCCATTGATTTTGTGTACATAAAGCATGTTGTCATGACCATTGGGCTGAACACATGGGGCCTTGTGCTATACAACAACCTTGAGGCTTTGATGCTGTTCCCCCTTGAGCTCCTTATAATGGGAGAGTTTGATGAGATGAAGGTTGACAGCTCCAAAGTGTCAAATTGGCTTTCATTCGACGTGGTCCTCCCTGTTGCTCTCTCATGCCTATTTGGGCTGTCGATATCCTTCTTCGGGTTCTCCTGCAGACGGGCTATCTCGGCTACTGGGTTCACAGTACTTGGCATAGTGAACAAACTCCTAACCGTGGTGATTAATCTGCTTATCTGGGACAAGCATGCCTCCTTTGTGGGTACCATTGGGCTCCTGATATGCATGTCAGGTGGTGTACTCTACCAGCAATCCACCACAAAACCGAAAGCACCAAAGGTTGAGCCGAAGGAAGACAATGATGAGGAGCAGCAGAAATTGCTGCAGATGCAGGGAGGGCAAGAAAACAACTCAACTCATAAGTAAAGCTCTTCATAAACCTGAAGAGAAGTTCACCATTGATGTGGTACCTCCTTTGCAACAGCCTCACGCCCTCACCTGAACACTTGGGTACCAGTTAATACTTGGAAACAAACATATGGATGGATGGTAGTCCTGGACTAGGCGCTGCAAAATCTCGAAATGTTTTAGATATTAGAAGCCATGGAGGGGATCCAACTATCATCATGCAATTCTGTTTTTTCATTTGTAACACTATATGTCAAGATTGTTATGGTAGGGTACCTGGGACTTGTCAAATGTACCTACCTGCATTGAATACGTCCTATATGAAAGCATCTATCTCATACATTGTGTTGGTGACGGTATGCTCTGTGTTTATTTATTTCTCAGCTGAAGTTTGCCAATTTGTTTTGTCATGGTGATCAGTTTCCCTCTTATGCTGAAAGAAAAGCTTTCATGTGCCCAGTGCATGAACTGTCAAGTATGATCCTGGAAGTCTGAAGCAGACGTTTTTCAAGTAAACTTAGCATGCGGAAAGTCTGAAAGCGATGCTGTTCAAGTAGCTTTGCTTGGTCACTAGCGCAAGCACTGCACGAGCACTAAATCAATTACTGGTTTGGTTTTTCAAGTCCAGTTGGTTGTAAATCTTAAATGGTGTCAAAAGTACTAGGGTTTATACTTTATTGTTGTGCAAAATCCTGAGTATAATGACATGTTAAGGTACAGTCGTACAGAGGAAATATCTCCACGGCAAGGAATATTCAGGCTGTTTATCTTTGTTTATGGTGTTGATAATTTCTGGTTATCGAAAAAACTCTCTATTTTTTATGTATAATTTTCTCATTTGCAGGGAACGACCCCTTGGCTGCTTGGCATCTGGCGAGTTCTTTTTAAACACAAAAGTATCTGGCAAGTTCTTTGTGGCGAGTAATaacgaaggaagaagaaaaagtcgCAAAAaaacgaaggaagaagaaatgaatCAAACATTATTTCCACTTTATTACatacaaaaaggaaaaaaacagaaaacaaaTTTTGCTTGCCCTTTATTCCTTCCCTAGGGCCGAAGGGAAATCCTGACCGTCCGATCCATTCGTCGCGGCCCAGATTCTAGCCTCATGCGGCGCACCCCGTCATTGTTCTCTCCGTTCTGAAATCTAAACCCAAAGCCAGTCTCTCTCGCACGCACCCGTCCTTTGCTCCCTCCCCGCGACCTTCCTCCTCGCCGAATGGCACACCGCGAAACCAAAATCTCGCAATCCGAACCAACCCCAGcgacctagcgccgccgccgcccgaccccGCGCTCGCCGTGCTGGTGTCCCTGGAGGATCGCAGCCCATCGTGCGCTGCGGGGGGATTCCGCTCCAATCCGAATCCTAGCCTCCCGGCGCGGGACGCCGCGGCTCTAGTCTCCGGACTCTTCGGAGGTAATTGTGGAACCCTTGTTGTTCTTGGTGGTCATGCTTCGTGGTGCTGTTTCTCCGGTTGGTGTGAGCTTTGTTAGGTTTGATCTAGGGTTTGGATTTTTGGGGGGTGATTTCAGTGGGTTAATCGTGTTCGTTTGGTTTCGGTTGCGCACTGACTGTTGACCAGGTCTGATAAGGAATTTGAACTTTGCAGGAGGTTCCGAGGGTTGGTCTCCGAGATAGAGATGTACGGGCAGGGTGGGAGCTTTAATCCGCACTATCGCcatggcgcgccgccgccccagcacCAACCTGGGGTAACTGGGTCCTTCCCTCAAAAtcatgccccgccgccgccagcaccgtATCCACAGCACCCAGGAATGCGGCCTCCACCTGTGCCATACCAGCACGGCGTACCTCCACCTCAGAACCAGCCATACCCTTTTGCCCAGCAGCAGAGAGGTTATGCACCGATGCCAATGCCTCCACAGCAGAGAGGTTATGCGCCGATGCCAATGCcagcggtgccgccgccgccacaacaACAAGCTATCTATCAGGCCCCTCCACAGTATCCCATGCCAGGGGCcctccctccaccaccgcctcggCCGCCCAGCTTTGCTCCAGAGAATGTGCTGCCTCCATCTggcccgccaccaccacctcctccaccaccctcgtctcctccccctcctgtgcCGCTTGCACCTCACACTGCTGTAGTCACACAGTCATGGGATGCAGAGGCAGAAGGAAAAGAAGGCGGTGATATTGCCCATGATTCTAAAACTCTGAAAGCAGCTACTCAGCTAATTGTGTCTGATGACTCGGATATGGATATGGATGGTTAGCACTCCCTTTTCCCTCCTACACCATCTCTGTATTGTGAAACTTATTCTGTTTGAAATGCACTTTATTCATGCTGCTCCATTTTGTGTTGCAACCATAGTCACAGAATTCGGGGTCGATGTCTCGTCCCACGACCCGGGAACaccgttccgattcgagggtcggggtcgaagagggtcagtgtcccattcaaggttggatcgcgtcccggtttgagaggggtcgcagccccattgctagcagatttaattgggataagaagGTTATTGATAGCGGATTGAGGTGGTTTTATTAGATAATAAGCTGAGTACATGTAGTATGATCTAAATGTACTATTtgtatgtttcttatatgcttgtgcagattagtttcttcattagtagcacatatatatatatatatagtttttgtctttttaaAGACGCATCGACCCGAAAATATCGACCCGGATGAATCAGAGTCgcgttccacataataatttatcgttccatagagatgtacccccttcgtaccacaattttataaagtgacgtccctcgaccctcgaccccgttcctcgacccggtcgacccaggaactttgtgactatggttgCAACAATAAAAAATGATAGTTTATATGATGAAAAACATCTGTGTATGAACATCGTACCTGACTTTGGCATTTCAGATTAATTTGTCTCTAGACATTTACTTTATCATGACAAATGTCAGGGGATGAGGACTCTCCATCAAGGCAACCTCTTACCCCAGAAAATTCTTCGCTTGTGACTGCCGAATGTACTGGAGATGTTGATGTGTCAAAGTCTGTCAGTGATGTTTCAAGCCTTGGCAAGGATTTGCCaactggcagtggtgagaatgCTAAAACTGCACTTGTAACCATGGATGGTGGGAGCCTGTTCCGATTAATACAAGGTTATGACTCCGATGACAGTGCAAATGAGGTTGGTGCTGGTCCTGGTGGTGCCAGCACGCACGTATTGCCCGAAGATAACAAGCACAATCAACCAGATGATAGAAACACTGAAATCAGATATCAGAAACATGCTAATCCGAAAGGAAATGTGAATGCCCCTTCTTGCACTGAACATAATGACGAAGCTGGAAAGTATCGTCTCAAGGATGAGAGCAGCCCAGTAAAGCATGGCACAGATGTGCTTGAGCATCTAGCCAAGGAAGATTTAAGTGACAGTGAATTTGATGGAGGGCATGGGAGGAGGCAAAGGAAACGAAACCGGAGCAAGTCGCCTCATGGTAGAAGTTGCAGTCCGCTGGGGTCAAACAAGGGCAGTCCATCCCAAAGGTATGGGACCTTGTACCTTCCCATGAACCTTCAATAGATGCATCGATTCATCTGCGTAGTTGCATTTCTGTTTCTTTGGATACTTTTATAACATTTGATATTTATAAATTGCTGTTTTGGAAGTCTAACAATATTAAATCTCTTTCAGTTCCTCACCTGGAAATCGAAGCAGGCCACCATATGCTAAGCGAGTACATCCTGCTGGAAAAAGTAATGATTCAGGAGATAGAATTGCTCAGCAAGAGGGTCTGGTGTTGATAGAGAAATCGAATAGTTCTTCAAATGGTTTAATTGGCAAAGTGGGAGATAATGCTGCAGCTGATGGTGCCCTTGGACAGCATTTTCATGGTGACAATTTAACCTCTGAAACTTCACAGCCAGTGTCTGCTTCTGCAAATGCATCTAATCCTCATAAGGTGCAAAGACCATGCTTCCCATCGGAGTCTCAATCAGACTTAAATGTGTCTTCATCATCTGGTGATCAAATTCCTGTGGGTCAATCTACTGCAAGTGCTCTGTTTGCATCAGTACAAACTACCAAGAACTCCATGGCACATGATCAACCTCATCCACAGAGTTTGCGCCCTCCTGAACACATGCCATCCTCGAATACAATTCGGCTACCAGGACAACCATTGTATGCAGCTTCAGAATTCCCTCAAACGCAGTTCCAGCATAATGTTATTGGACCAGCAAATGAGTTTATGCAGAACCAGATGAGAAGCTACCCACCACCAGAGCTGTCTCGTCCTAGACCATTGGATTTCCATCATCATACGCTCCCACCAGCAGTTCCTTCTCACCAGCAGCCTTCTGCCATTCCTGTTGAAAATGCTCCAGTACCTCCAAACAGATGGTCAGAGTATTCTGGTGGTGTAGGTCTATCTTACCCGCCTCATCAGCCGCCTTATGGCCAGCACCAGCCTCCCGGGAATCTGGATTCAGGAACTAACTTGGATTATCCTTCTTTCCAGAGATTTCCATCAACACTACCAGGAAGTAGTGATCTTGGTCCTTTATCTGATGTTGGTTTACCTAAATCATCTATCAAACCCCACTACAACCCATTTGCATCTACCTTTGAACAAACAGATCCAAGCCTAGATATTGGTCCTGTTGTAAGCCCAAATGCAGTTGGTTCTATCTCCACAAAAGCAGAACACATGAATGTCCTGTCTCCTTTTGGTCAATCATTTCCTGGATCTAGAACACATGCCCATGAAAGTTCTGCAGAAGCTGTGTCCAATAAACAAAAGCCATTCCGCCAGGAGTTTTCTTCTGCTGCTCCATATGATCCATTGCTTGACAGTATTGAACCGTCAAGCAGTTCAATAAACAAAGTAGATCCTGGTAAAGATAAAAACTGGAGTGCTGCTGGTAGTCGTGATGTGTCAAAACTTATGAACATAGAAGTTGATAGTGAAAATATGCATGGACGGGGGGTTGTTGCCGAGTCAGAAGTTGAGGGACTTGGAGATGTGGCAGCAGATACCGAAGCAGGTATGGTGGAGAATGCAAGTCCTGAATTCTTGGGTGCTAAAGACTGGAACTCAGATATCCCTGGTGATATTGACGATGACCAAACAATGGACAAAAATAAGAAGGTtaaggattccagatcaatGAAGCTTTTTAAGATTGCTATTGCAGATTTTGTTAAGGAAGTTCTTAAGCCATCATGGAGGCAGGGAAACATGAGCAAAGAGGCTTTCAAAACTATTGTCAGGAAAACAGTTGATAAGGTTTCTAATTCAGTCCCTAGCAGTCATATTCCAAAGACACCTGCCAAGATTAAACATTATGTACAATCCTCTCAAAGGAAGGTGATCAAGCTAGTAATGGTATGTCTATTATCACCTGTCTAGCATATTGGTTATTTGTGTATTTATTATGTTCATATGTTTGTAGCATTCTGTGAGAATATACACTATGCAGCAGTTCATGGCATATGATTTGTTTAGCAACTGAACATTGTGGAGAAATGGAAATTATGACATGCCCTTGACACTGAGAAACACAAGTTGCACTTTAGTTGGTGTCACGCTTTTTAGTTCCTACTCTTATGTCCTGAATTCTTTATTATGTTGTCATCCAGCCATTTAGTAATTGTTTATTTGAGTTTGGCTACATATCTTTATATGTGAAAGGTCCATTCTGATAATATCACCTAAATGAGCATATTGTCTATATTTATGTTGTCTGATCATCATCTGGCCATTATTTGTTTCATCGTAGTGCAGATTTCATATCCAGGGGAACGGGCGCCCCCCATTAGTGAATTTGCCATGTTTCAATGCTTCAAAAATTTGCCACATAGTCATGTATGTGTAGTAACATAAAGTCAAGTATATCTGCAAAAAGAACAGTTTCAAATTCTTCCTAGATgtcgagaaaagaaaaaacaagcaGTCAATCTGGCACCATTCATCATGTGCTGAGTATCGATTGTGTCTTTTAAATCTCAATATCAAAGGTGAATTTGAAATTGAATTTTTGCAGGTTTATTAACTTTGTTACCTACATGATGTTTTTGATGATTTCTTGGAAATATTGCAACATGTTGTGTTAACTGTAATTTGGTGGGGGACACAAATGAAATTCTGTATTTGCTTCATCACTTTGACTATTGATTAAGTTTCTGAGTTCCAACATGGGAATCAAAATCTGTCTGGATCAATAGGTCCCACATAAGGGGACAACATACATGAGCTATCTTATTCTGTTCTTGCAAGTTTTGAGCTCTCATTCTTTTTCGGATGAGAAAACTTTGTATCACTGTCTacgtaacaaaaaaaaaagatgtgatTCAGACCTATTTCAAACGTAATGGTACTATGTTCTCCTTTAGTTCTTTAGTGTACCATTTTCTTCTGCACGTTTGTTGTGATGAATATTTGGCTCCACTAATTTGTTTTACTACTTCAATTTCTTCAGGGGTATGTCGACAAGTATGTGAAGCATAGTTAGATGAGTAAGTAGCACTATGTGCGGAACCAGTCAGAACTGTAAAGATTCCAAAGTCTGTTATGCATACTTAATGAGGCTGCAAATTGGGTAATCTATCTGCATGAAGCGGTTATTCCACAGTAAGATATTCTCATCTAGTTCCACAGGAAATGCCGTATTTTATTGGAATATCACGTGTCTAGGTTTGCATCCAGTTTTGATAATTTGCAGCCTGATCTCTTGTACCTTGTAAGGCATGCCCTTCCTGTTTTGTTGATATGGTATTTCCATTTCTTATCCCATATTATTTTATTGGAATATGTCTAGGTTTGCATCCAGTTTTGATAATTTGCAGCCTGATATTTCTTCCCCAATATGGGATAATAGGATGACCTACAGGGTGTGCGCTATTTCTGCATACAAGCTGCTGATAGATCTTTGTTTCTGAATGGTAAATGTACGGGCTGAGAACTGGCTGATTAACAAACTATTGACTTCTCGCATTCTTTTTCCGCCTCTTTTCCTCCACCTCGTTCAGGCCCCGTCTACAGTTTCCATACTTCCATGGCCGATGGCTCCGCGGCCTCAATTTAGATCCGGTGGCACAACGTGGCCTTCGATCGATGCTCGACACTAACCACTGCCTAGACTTCGTCAAGCCGGCCTTCGCCGCTCTCCAGGTGCCAGAGGCTATTGCGAtggatgacactcaaattccgGCTGACACCAACAGCACTTCTTGATTCCAATTCGATATGGCAAACCACCAGCAATAGTGAATTGGTCTCGGTTAGAATAACTAGGCAGCTAGTGGTTTTCCAATTCTTTCCCCTTTGCCAGATAACTTGGTCTGAATATAGGTATGGATAGGTTAGTGGATTAGCTATATGTTGGATGGATTAGCTGGCCCAGCTAATCTCGTCCCCCTACTGGTTCACAGTTAAAATTTATTGTTTCTTGGTTAAGAAGGGGTTGTACCTGTACTACTGACCCGGTTAAGCTATGTCGAGAACGTGCGCTAGAGCTGCAGTTGTGCACCTTGCTGTGTTATTAACAAGAAATATGTGGTCCATTGACGGTTGCAGCGTGATATGCGTTTGCAGGCGTAGAAAGCAGCGTGATATGCGTTTGCAGGTGTAGAAATGTGTGGTTCATTGACAGTAAACAGCGTGATATATGTTTGCAGACGCTCTCGCCATCGGTGCACGATGATCTTTTCTCGCCCCTTGCAGAAGAGAACATTTCTATCTATCATATCAAACCTTGGGGAGGTCAATCTCTAGGGATCgaggtttttttttaaattaagctatggccttgtttggattCATGTGTTAGAGTTAGATTGGAGTCATCTAACCCAAAAGTATCCAAACAAGGTGGGTTAGATGGATCTAACCAACTCTAAAAAACTATCTCCTCCAAAGAATGCTTATTTGGGTTAGAGTGGTGGGCCCcatattttttctctctctctggaTCCAATTGTGCCCACCCGCCGCCAGCGCCCCCACCCCACCCGACCCCTCCCCATCCTGTGCGCCGccagcaccccccccccccaacccccgTCGCCGGCCGAGATCCGCGGCTCGCCTCCCGGCCCTCGCCGCCCGAGTGCCGCCCCTCCGGGCTTCGCCACTCCGAGCGCCGGCGGCCCTTGCAGGTCCAGCCGCCAAAGGTAGCTACCGCCGGCGTCCAGCCGCCACACGTCGCAGGGCGTCACCACGGAGGAGCCGCCACCGTCGCGGCGCGGGGTGGTGCTGCTCGCGTGACGGACGACGCGCACCCGGCACGTGAACCCTGCGCAGGTGCGCCACGCCGGGAGCGTGCCGGCGAGCCCCATGGCCCGAGCGTGGCCGCGGAGAGCGCGCGGCTGGCCGGCACCGGGGACTGCAGGCCGCGGCTGGCGAGCGAGCTGAGGCGGCGGAAACCGAGGCGCTCGGTCGGGGCTGACGCCGCGgcacccgcgcgcgcggcgatGGTTGGTCGGCTCTGGGTGGCGTGGGAGGGAGATAGGAGCTAGGGCGGCCTCGCGACGGCCATCACTAGCAGCGCTGCAGGGCCGGACGGCGACCACGCAATGCGCACGGTGGACGGCGTGTGCAGAGGCACATGCGGGGCGAAGCAGACGACGGGGCTCCTCCCCCAGCCTCCTTCGCCGATGGCGGTGGCGACGAGCCCCCAGTGGCGCGCGCACAGGGCGGAGCTACGTGtagggccggcggcgagggcagcGCACGCGAGCAGCGGCcggcgcgacgcgcgcgcggcgtgCAGGCCCCCCGTCggctgcacagcggcggcggccgggagcgcgCACCAGCGAGCCGACAGCGGCACACAGGGTCGAGCGAAGGCGCGCGGGGTCGGGTGAAGGCGGT
This window contains:
- the LOC120688330 gene encoding proton channel OtopLc-like gives rise to the protein MYGQGGSFNPHYRHGAPPPQHQPGVTGSFPQNHAPPPPAPYPQHPGMRPPPVPYQHGVPPPQNQPYPFAQQQRGYAPMPMPPQQRGYAPMPMPAVPPPPQQQAIYQAPPQYPMPGALPPPPPRPPSFAPENVLPPSGPPPPPPPPPSSPPPPVPLAPHTAVVTQSWDAEAEGKEGGDIAHDSKTLKAATQLIVSDDSDMDMDGDEDSPSRQPLTPENSSLVTAECTGDVDVSKSVSDVSSLGKDLPTGSGENAKTALVTMDGGSLFRLIQGYDSDDSANEVGAGPGGASTHVLPEDNKHNQPDDRNTEIRYQKHANPKGNVNAPSCTEHNDEAGKYRLKDESSPVKHGTDVLEHLAKEDLSDSEFDGGHGRRQRKRNRSKSPHGRSCSPLGSNKGSPSQSSSPGNRSRPPYAKRVHPAGKSNDSGDRIAQQEGLVLIEKSNSSSNGLIGKVGDNAAADGALGQHFHGDNLTSETSQPVSASANASNPHKVQRPCFPSESQSDLNVSSSSGDQIPVGQSTASALFASVQTTKNSMAHDQPHPQSLRPPEHMPSSNTIRLPGQPLYAASEFPQTQFQHNVIGPANEFMQNQMRSYPPPELSRPRPLDFHHHTLPPAVPSHQQPSAIPVENAPVPPNRWSEYSGGVGLSYPPHQPPYGQHQPPGNLDSGTNLDYPSFQRFPSTLPGSSDLGPLSDVGLPKSSIKPHYNPFASTFEQTDPSLDIGPVVSPNAVGSISTKAEHMNVLSPFGQSFPGSRTHAHESSAEAVSNKQKPFRQEFSSAAPYDPLLDSIEPSSSSINKVDPGKDKNWSAAGSRDVSKLMNIEVDSENMHGRGVVAESEVEGLGDVAADTEAGMVENASPEFLGAKDWNSDIPGDIDDDQTMDKNKKVKDSRSMKLFKIAIADFVKEVLKPSWRQGNMSKEAFKTIVRKTVDKVSNSVPSSHIPKTPAKIKHYVQSSQRKVIKLVMGYVDKYVKHS